The Peromyscus eremicus chromosome 2, PerEre_H2_v1, whole genome shotgun sequence genome includes the window CGTTCGGAAGTGAGGGAGCTCATTTCCATCTTTGAACCACTTAAGTGTGATGGTCCAAGGAAAGAAGCCATGGGACTTGCATGTGAAGCTCACTGTCTGCCCAGGACTAACTCTGCCTGCAGGGCCCGAGACCACAGGAGGAGATGGTTTAGCTATAAAGAAGCATGTAGACAAGGATGTGATTGTGATGCCACCACTGTTGACATAACATTGTGAGGAACCTTCATAAATATTATTCCCATTGTTATTGTTTACTGTGGTGGTTGGGATCAATGCCAGAGCTTCAGCCATACTGAGGATCTGCTCTACTTCAAGATGACAGCTGTGTCCTAGACACGACGTACCTTAACTGTTTAtcctcctcatttttttttggttattgaaAAATTTTTTTGGCAGGGTTTGTTCTGGTCCTTTTTGGGTGTCCCTTATTCTTTTATCTCTAGAGTTTGGCAAAGATCCCCAACAGTAAATGAGGAAAGGCAAGGCCAGGTAGAATTCTCGGCCTGGTCAAAGGAAGGCAATTACCAGTGTATTTTAAACTTTCTATCATCTGCTCCTGCTGGTTTCCATTGGAAACCTAGCAAATCTAGGGGAAATATTTGTAGATTTACATCTACAGTAACCCAGGAAATAAATGACAGCACAGAGGTACTACAAAGCTGGAGTCCTTCCTGCTTCCCcagttgtttgctttctttcctgaACTACATGCTAGTAGGTCTCGTCTGTGCTGAGTCTATATTTAACATTGAGAGCTCAGTAGTCTGCATCTCTAAATGGGCTTCAGTTGGACTTAATTTGAGATTGAAAACAGTGCTTACCCTCTGCAGAAGAAGCTAAAGGTGGTTCATTTCCTAACTGTTAATCACAAGAGAACAGATACGAGCCTGTTGAGCACAGAGTATACTCCCTGGTTAAAAGCACACATATGGGTGGACTAGCAGGAGGAAGGCAGTGTGCTGTGTAGATGTTTTATGTTGAGGTTATCATGTGTAACAGGCTGCATTTGGAAATACcatacacatgtgtatttgtatatacgtGACTCCTTCTCAAATATACATCAAACCATGAGTGTAAACAAGTGTTATTTGAAGTCAAGCTATCTAAACACAAGCACACCTGACACCTGTTGTCCCTACAGGTTTGAGGGGCTATACCCAGtcattatttatcatttattattattatttatcatttatttatttattattatttattatttatcattatttattattctgtCCATCTTGACATTTCCCAGTTTCCTGTGACCAAACCTTTGGTGAGATTAATATCAGAGTCCATTTGGGTGGACAAGTAACACAGACCAAAGGACAAAGCTCAACCTCAAGAGGTGATTAATTTGAATCCTATTCTTTAGCTAATAAGCATCAATGTCCCCtttcatgaaaactgaataaaaacatcaccatagaaagatgaaaatgaaggTAGAATCCCATGCCTAAGTGTGTACTTACAAATTCTATGTATCACTGCAGTTGTTACTATATGTGAGATCATATATTTATTCTTTGCCACTTCTGTTAGCTGCAGCAAAATCCATGAAGGCCCAAGATGGCATATCTCTAGATTGTTCCTGCCCTACTCTGAAAAACATATATtgccccggccagcagggctTAAATGAGTAcccgaccaccctaaggacagaatgtagggacaggagatacaagaaatacaccaagtctagattctgatcagggtgccactttatttttctccaggagagtttatatagttcctgcagggtggggggagcaagaagctgtcatctgcataaggtggggcaagctaacaggatgtttgtataggatgtccacagggtgaaagggtcaagggctctgactcaatgtcctgttgctaggcaacctgactgtaagacaATCCAGTTCcttgtcttatgggggtctgtatttttccactaactagagattctatccttgtccctgacactaTAGAAGGAGCAGAGCCTCTAttccagtagttctcaaccttcctaatgctgagaccctttgaTATAATTCCTcctgtggtggtgacccccaactataaaaatttatgttatgttaatataaaaatttcttaGTGATCTTCTTACTAAGTTGGCCAGTGGCTTTTACTGTGCATTCAGGACCACAAAGCACTTCCTTCAAAAGGGCTAATTATAGAGAGCAGATGACCATAAGAAAGTGGAAAGACAGAACTCAGTGACATACTGTGTCATTAAGGTAGAATTCTGAGTAATAGAAATGTCTGGCCTCAGAAATTGTTCTCCTGCAGTCCTGTGCAATACAGGGAAGTTGTATACCTGAGGCTGGAGTTGAACAGCATTCTGCCTTGGTTGGATCTTAGGGATCCTGGGGTCTCTTCCCTGAAAAATGTCCCTGGCCCATTACTTGGGCTTTGTGTGCAGGAAGCTGGACCCTGCTACTCTAAAGCAAAAGAGGTTTTCATGCCTCAGCTTGGTGACCTAATGTTTCTAtcaagggaaaaatcacaaataTCTCCTGTTGCTTCAGAAAATGTATATCTGGGGATTTTAAACCCAAGCTGAGTATTAGAACATTTTGGAATCATTTGATATTTCACATGCCAAAACCCATATCAGACCAATAAAGGAACATGGATCTGGGATTTTTCTCAGTGTCCCACGTTAGtccaaaatgaaaaatgaagcctGGTTGagagccaccccccacccccacttaatAGATAACTAAGGTCTGGAGAGGGAAAGTGAAAATCCAAGTTCACATGGTTTCTGGGTAACAAAGCTCACAAGATGAAATATTTCCTCCATGTCAGCAGTTTCTCTAAATATGTTACATGACTTCATTCATTTAGTATAGCCTGTCTATACACTATGCTAGCAGGGAGAATCTGTCATGTGAGGCTCCTGTGTGGACGGTTGTCCTGGGCACATATTGAAAGTAGCAGTGCTGGGATGCTTATTGGGATGCATATTCAGGCGCTTACTGTCAGTCCTCTGTCCTGCAGACCACTACACTACTGATGCCCTGTAATGACCCTGATATCGCCATCTGGGATTCATTCATAACATTGACCATGGAACTTGGCTGTCATCTTCacagaaagggaaactgaggactacacagagagcAAGGTTTTCTCTCCCATGGCTTCTTGATGCCAGTCTCTCAGCAACTTTGTGGATAATCATATCACCCAGGAAAGTGGGCACAGTTGTATACATtctacagaaagggaaaatgtCCTTCAAATTCAGTAAGTTATCCAAGGTTGTACAACCATGATGCCACTTGGTTTGGGGGGTGCTGCTTTGCCAGGTGCTATACAGAGGGAGTAGCCTTTCCCTCTAAAGGATCTGTGGTCATCACCATAGATATGGACACTGAGGCTGAAACAGAGACTCTGTTCTCCACTTCCCTCTGTGTCTCAAAGGCCATTTCCTGTGCCCTCACTTTCATTTACCACAACAAAGCAACTGTTCCCACTTCTGTGACCCTGCCACTGACTCTGCCTTTTCTCTAAGAATCTAACTAGAGGAATTCTAGGCCAAATCGCTGTTCCAGGTAATTCCAGAAAGGAGTCTCTTTTTCCAGGGCTCCTGCAAAACCTGCCTTTTTCCTTATTCCATGAACAGACCACATTATCAAGACTGGACACAGGGGGCAGCTTTATTTTATGTCTGCTGCTCAGAGAGAATAAGCAATGTAGGAGGAATACCATGTATGCTATGTTAGTCTATGAGGCAGAGTGCTGTAGTCAAATTTGATTCTTTCTCACCTGCTCACCAGTCATATGATCTCTATGATCCTCAGGGTTTTCTTCTCTACAGGGAAGAAGTGACCTCTCCCCTACAGCACATGGTTAGGTAAAAATGACATAACAGATGTGTGGCACATAGCACACTGCTATTTAACTGCCCTCTTTCCGTCTACTTTCTCATCAAGGGAATCCTAGGGACAATGACATGCCAGGTTAATGTCGTTTCACTGGAGGTCTATTGATTGCATCTTGACTGAGACACTTGCTGGTTGGAGCTGTCTGGGCATTGCATTACAGAACATCAGTGTCTTTACTTATGACGTCTAGACTGTCAGGGTGAAGCCActcctcttgtctctctctgttgAGGGACTGTGAGAAGACTTGCTATTCCATACCCAGGTAGGAAAACagcaatatctttaaaaataatttacccTCAAATGCAGCAGGTCTCCTCCAGAGGGCATGTGCTTATTGCCAGGAATGTGGCTACACAAGTTCACCCACTGTGGCACTGCTTTAGTGGCACAAattgaaacaaatgaaacattcAGGATCTGATATCTGAGTTAATGTATCTCTAGCTGTGGCACTATGGTGCTTTGTTTACACAGGGGAACAGTTCTCAGTTCTAATATGGAGTGAGGGTATGGCTGACATTGGGATAGATTTCCCATTACTACTATTAGCATCTGATTGTGAGGAACATCCGAAAATCTTGGGGAGTTGATGATAAATGGAAATGCTGCCTGAGTCTGAGAAATTCTGACTCAGcatctgctgtggatgattgattgataaataaaacactgattggccagtagccaggcaggaagtataggcgggactagcagagaggagaattgagagaacaggaaggcggagaggaggggacgccagcctgccgtccggggaacatcatgtaaaggcagcaggtaaaacTACGGAACAcgtagcaacatatagattaacagaaatgagctgagtataagagtaagagctagacaatggtaggcctgagctaatggctgagcagtttaaataatataagcatctgtatatttattttataagtgggctatgggactgccccagcttggcgggacccggggagaaaaactctagctacaagcatCTCTTATGCACCAGGCTCCTGTGTGGAGATGATGTTCATTGCTTGGACAGCAAGAAGCTGGCCCGGAGTCAGATGTGGATTCAAGGCCAGGTCCCAGCACTAACTAGCTATGTGATTATGGACAGGGTACTGGAACACAGGGCTCACATATCAAACATGGCTGGACAGGATAGTCTGGCTGTCCTTCATGATGTAAAATTGCCAGAATCAAGACTAAGAAATAAGATTTCTCGCCTCTGTCAGGAAGTTCAAAGTGAATGTCCTGATGCCTACACTGGTGATCTACATGGAGACACCCTCCAGAACACAAGTCTACATTGCCCAGAACCTTCAGTGCCTGTGAAGTAGGATATAGAAGGTTTCCAGGCAGACCCAAGACAAAGGTCCAAACCAATGGTGACAGATTCCACAGTGAATGTGGGCGAACACCAAAGGATCTCAGTGTGCTgtggatgaaaagaaaatgagaaaagcacACTGTGTTCTGGCCTTGCCACTCTCTGCCTTGATGTGCTTTTCCTCTTGGGAGGAGGAGACACACATCTTGGGTTAAAAGCTCCTCCTTGCTTGCTTCTTGACATCTCATTTGACATCTAGAGTGGAACTTGGCATACAGTAGGCCCAGGTTGTTTGGGCAGAAAGAGAAGACTTAATCAATAAAGGAAATATACTCTGGAGGCAGTAGGCCAGGTCTGACTCTGTCACTGAACAAGGCAGTCAGCTCTCAGGAATTTTATGGAACCACTAGGCTGGGACAGATTGAGAAAGGTAAGGACTGCTAGGCAGGCAGACCAGGGCATGGATTTAACCCCATTTACCAGAAGGGGGAATTCTAGCAAATAGCatgttctctcctctcctctgcttccttgtCCACAGTTGGGGTAAAGTCACCCTATGAACATGAGGGTCACTTCCACACTTGCTTCTTTCTTGCTGCTCACAGAATCTTGGGCACATTTTGACCTGTTGGAGATATCAGGGATGAGGAGGACAAAGCAGTACTTACCAAGCACATACAGCACTGTGCCTCCCCCAGACCGAAGCTCCTTGTCAGTGTCTGCTCTGTTGATCTTCACACAGTAGTAGGTACCAGAGTCAGCAGGTGTAACATTACTGATGCGGATGGAAAAGTCCAGATTGTTTCTCTTTGAAGTATCTGCAATTTTTGTGACTCTGGGGAACCGTTCTCCTGTGAAACTATATATTAGGTGCCGACTCTGCCCTGTACCCCTGAACCACTGAATGGGCCCCACAGGGAGCAGGGAGGTCACAGTGCAGTTCAGAGTGGCTGATGCTCCAGCAGAGACAGAAACCGACTTCTCAGACTGAATCACCTTCAGGTTCTCCCTGATATCTCCTCCTGCAGGAAACATCAGTCAGTACTTATCCTGATGGGAACCCAGAGGCTCCACTAGTTTGTAATCATATACTGCTACTTATTAGAGCTCAGCATGATGTGATCACAGGTCCCCTATCTGGGGCCTCTTAACAAAAGAATGtaacagacaaggaaactgagtcacaaagACTCTGAGAACTCGGCAGTATTTTGACTGAAGCCCCAATTCTGTTTAGAATTCTCATTCTTCATCCAGTatctggttttcattttctgtgcacATGGCATGAGCACTTATTTTATAATAGTATGGGATGTGACTACATGACTCTTCTAGACCAGAGAGATGTAAACCTAAGTGCTAGGTATAGTTAGTGAGATGTACATTTGATTACAAGATTCTAGGTCAGGCCTCCAGGTCTTTATGGGGTTGCTTTATCAGGTGGATTGATAATGCCATAGATAGATCCCAATATGCAATAACATACACCTTAATTAGAGAAATAAAACCTCACTTTAAGttataaattcttaaaatatgtattataatcattaattagttaattaattttatatgtatgagtattttgcttccttgaatgtctgtgcaccaaacGTATACCTGGTGGTcaaggaagctagaagagggtgtcacagcccttggaactgaagttttATATAGTTATAAGTCACCATGTGAGGGCTCAAAATTGAAcatgggtcctgtggaagagtagcaagtggtCTTACTCCCTGAacaatctctccaaccccagcatTATATTAACTTTAATGATGATGTAACAGATTCATATGAAGTTAATGGTTTGacacaaaagaaacattttatttcatgCTTTGGATGTCAGAAGTTCTAATTTGGTGTGACAAGGCAACTATCATGGGGTCATAGCACCTCACCCTCCAGGAGGCCCGGTTTGTTTCCTTGCACATGGTGTGGTCACCTGGCTGTGCTCTCCCTTGTCACCTGTCTTCCCATCATAGCACCTTATTTGCTCAGTAACTCTAAGTCCCATAACTCTGACACTTCTGACGCTTCTTGATCTGGGAGGACTGCACTGTACTACACTACTGGACCAAGACTATACAACATTCATTTGAGATATAAAaagaggggcctggagagatggctcagtggttaagagcacaggctgctctttcagaggtcctgagttcaattcctagccaaccacacagggtggctcacatccatctataatgagatctggcgccctatTCTGgagtgtgggcatgcatgcagataaagcatacatatacataaataaataaatcttaaaaaaatatatgaaaagagaaaaatgaaagtatgGAAAAGCACTAAAGAAAGTGAAGAGTCTGAATAGTAAATTATAACACCAAATGGAGAGAAATTGTGAGAAGGAACCAAGTGGTATTGAGGAGTCAAGAAGTATATGATTTATTAGTTCAAAGGACAGGATCTACAGAGGATTTAGCAGGTtacaaaaaatacttaaaatcgTGGAAGTGGATATCATAACATTACTCAGGTATCGCTGCAGGGGCAGGGATACAATAaagagaagaaactgaagaatttGGAGTGTACTGGCAAgattattggaaaaaaaaacagttgtctAACACATTCCTGGTTTGTTAAAATATCAGAACTATAAATCTAACACACTGAACTAATTCAATGTGAGATAAACTCAGAGAGGCCCACACCAGTGCACACTAGAATCCAACAGACAAAAGAGGAGTAACAGAGAATGCTGAGAGCAGCCTAGAGCATGACTCATCTCATCCTGCTAATGATGTGAACACAGCTCTTATCAGAAATGTCAGCATCCAGGAGGCaatgagacagtgtgtgtgttcacagttctaaaagaaaaaaactacttcCAAGATTTAAGTAAAACCAAGGATTCCACACGACAACACTATGAAACCAACACAAGAGTGAAATCATGCTGTTCCCAATTGAAAATCTGAGTTTATTATAATGATACCTGCCCTTCAGGAAATGCTAATGGGCTTCCCTTGAGTTGA containing:
- the LOC131903375 gene encoding tyrosine-protein phosphatase non-receptor type substrate 1-like, which encodes MCPRFCEQQERSKCGSDPHVHRVTLPQLWTRKQRRGENMLFARIPPSAKPSPPVVSGPAGRVSPGQTVSFTCKSHGFFPWTITLKWFKDGNELPHFRTTVDPKGESVSYNLSSTAQVVLSPQDVHSQVICEVAHVTLQGGPLRGTANLSDTIRELKISDTAEILVALLLGPKLLLVIGVIAIYMHKKQKA